A region of the Leptolyngbya sp. CCY15150 genome:
ATCTTAACTGGGAGAATGGAACGATTGGCAAGCCTTTCGACGTCGATCAAGGCTCAAATCCTGATGAGAAGAGGGTTGAGGGTCGTTGAAACCCGGCAAGCTCTTGAATGGAGTCCACCTCCTGATCAAGCGCCTTGGGATAAAAAAAGCAGCCGGTTAGGCTGCTAACAGTTGAACTGAGGCGAGGCATAGACGCCTGGCATGACTGAGAAGCTATACCAAACGCCCAAGCCACTATGGCAAAGCGTAGGAGCAGAATCTGGATGGACTACAGCAATCCAGCGTTGGATAGGCCAAGGATCATCCCAGCACCGAGGATATGACCAAAACTAGCCGTGGCGAGCAGTTCTGGAATGCCAAAGCCGGTAAAGATGGCTGGCATGTCTACCGGTAGGCCGGGGCCAACGCCGCGCTTCTGGATCGCGTAGTAGCCAATGGCGATCGCAAAGAGGTTGCAGGTAATCATAATCAATGCAACATCAAAGGACCAAGCCGTTGTTGTCGCCGCCGCAAGCACCATCGAATGCATTAGAGCTTTCTCCCAATTCAGCGTGAAGGTCTTGCCCCTTAGAATAAAAGAGCAGGGGCCCCTACCCTTACCCTTCGTTGAAAGAGTTAACAGTTTGCTGGTTTTTCGC
Encoded here:
- the psaK gene encoding photosystem I reaction center subunit PsaK — protein: MHSMVLAAATTTAWSFDVALIMITCNLFAIAIGYYAIQKRGVGPGLPVDMPAIFTGFGIPELLATASFGHILGAGMILGLSNAGLL